A DNA window from Ipomoea triloba cultivar NCNSP0323 chromosome 10, ASM357664v1 contains the following coding sequences:
- the LOC116033204 gene encoding uncharacterized protein LOC116033204 produces MPPRRNMPTSSNENASAIDRMAQAMERMAEFMMAQQTQNQNQGQPRVDYAKAIASRQPPHYAGEKDPVILEEWIRTFDKLLNAVDCPANQRVPSAVYYLTKAADNWWTSEGPDLLQDPEFGWEEFKEELRGQFYTERIRGIKCEEFLRLKQKGATIEEYHDQYVELMRFAQEIVPNEASKARRFVRGLDWDVRRAIAPFMCSTLKEAYDRASDHYQVYLDQQEVYGRNKRKADDKSQKSALGNKRVNQGGSNLISGRGRERINEGNRFTCSRCGRNHPGVNCQGARIKCFTCGLSGHKSFECQSRVDSPQKLLQNVNQGRRFNGNTGQRPAEIGNRMANSQSTNPGGPTNVASGSNHKGKQVMGEGSTGNQGRIYVVNSTQAQANDAVTD; encoded by the exons ATGCCTCCAAGACGCAACATGCCTACCAGTAGCAACGAGAACGCCTCTGCAATTGATCGTATGGCCCAAGCGATGGAGcgaatggctgagttcatgatggctcagcaaacCCAGAACCAGAACCAAGGACAACCACGAGTCGATTATGCGAAGGCGATAGCAAGCCGACAACCACCACACTATGCGGGAGAAAAAGATCCGGTTATTTTAGAGGAGTGGATCCGGACGTTTGACAAACTGCTCAACGCAGTGGATTGCCCTGCAAATCAACGAGTACCTTCCGCGGTCTATTATTTAACGAAAgctgcagacaactggtggacaTCAGAAGGACCTGATCTTCTACAAGACCCAgagtttggttgggaagaattcaaggaggAACTGAGGGGACAGTTCTACACCGAGCGTATTAGAGGGATTAAATGCGAGGAATTTCTACGGCTAAAACAGAAGGGAGCAACAATCGAAGAATATCATGACCAGTACGTGGAACTAATGCGTTTCGCTCAGGAGATTGTACCTAATGAAGCAAGTAAGGCACGAAGGTTTGTTCGAGGATTGGACTGGGATGTAAGGAGGGCGATTGcgccattcatgtgctctaccttgAAGGAGGCGTACGATAGAGCCTCAGACCATTACCAGGTGTACCTAGATCAACAAGAAGTTTATGGCCGAAATAAAAGAAAGGCCGATGACAAGTCACAGAAATCCGCACTGGGAAACAAGAGAGTGAACCAAGGTGGCTCCAACCTAATATCAGGAAGAGGAAGGGAAAGAATTAACGAAGGAAACCGTTTTACTTGTTCAAGATGTGGAAGGAATCATCCAGGAGTGAATTGCCAAGGAGCGAGGATTAAGTGCTTCACATGCGGTCTTTCTGGGCACAAGTCCTTTGAGTGCCAGAGTCGGGTAGACAGTCCTCAAAAACTCCTACAGAACGTGAACCAAGGGAGAAGATTTAATGGGAATACTGGTCAGAGACCCGCAGAGATAGGAAACAGAATGGCCAACTCTCAGTCAACAAATCCGGGAGGACCAACAAACGTCGCATCTGGTTCCAACCACAAAGGGAAGCAAGTGATGGGAGAAGGTAGCACGGGAAACCAAGGCAgaatttacgtcgtcaatagcactCAGGCCCAGGCTAacgacgccgtaactg ACTGA